CTTCGCTTTGCTGATGAGTTTGTAAGGCATAAAATGCTTGATTTTATCGGTGACATGGCTGTTCTTGAAATGCCCCTGCAGGGCCGTTTCGAAGTCTATGCTTCCGGTCACGCGCTGAACAACGCTTTCCTGAAATATATCAATGAGAACGCTGTGGATTATCTTGAAGAGCGCGCTCTTGAGCCTGCAGCCGGAAAGGTTGCGGAAAAGGGCTTCACCCCGGTTGCACCGGAGGCCGTTCCCGCTCCTGCATAGCAGTAAGTTTTTACGAGAAAAAAGACCCGTCGGTTTCGGCGGGTCTTTTTTTTATTTGTCTGTCCCGTTTAGAAATATTTTTTCCCGTTCCCGAATTTTATCCGCGCCGATGAAGCTGTAGTATTCAGCGAAATCCATCATATTTTCCGGGGTGGCGAAACTTTCTGTGCTGCCTTCTTCTTTGAGTGTGGTTGCCCATTTTTGTACTGCCCGTGCTGCGGCGTAGAGCGGGCCGCAGGCGTAGGCGGCAAGTGCGTAGCCCACATCCTGAAGCTCGTCCTTGTTCAGGAACGGGGTTTTGCCGCCTTCAATCATATTGGCCATGCTGGGGACCGGAATTTCGGCATTGACCCGGCGCATTTCGTCCACAGAACCCACCGCTTCCACAAAGACCATGTCCGCCCCGGCTTCAGCGTAAATTTTTCCCCGTCTGATGGCTTCATCCAGACCGTATACAGCCTTGGCGTCGGTACGGGCCATGATTGTTAAATCCGGATTTTTGCGTGCCCAGAGGGCGGCCTTCAGCTTGGGCAGGTATTCTTCCACATCCACTACGGATTTTCCGCCCATATGCCCGCACCGTTTGGGGTAGGTCTGGTCCTCAATGAATAGGGCAGCCGCGCCCATTTGTTCCACCTGCTGCACTGTGCGGATGACGTTATTCACATCACCGAATCCGGTGTCGATATCGACCATGACCGGGAGCTCGGTACGGGCGATGAGATTGGCGTAATGGGTCAGCATTTCGCTGGAGCTGATCATGCCGATATCCGGAAGACCCAGCAGAGAGCTTGAGGTGCCGTACCCGGCAATGCAGGTGGCTTTGAATCCGGCCTGCTCAATAGCCAGCAGGGATATGCCGTCATAGGCCACGGGCATGAGTAAAATTTCGGGGCTGTTGACCAGTTTACGGAATAGTGTTGTTTTGTTCATATGTTTCCTTGA
This portion of the Desulfovibrio sp. JC010 genome encodes:
- a CDS encoding oxaloacetate decarboxylase; its protein translation is MNKTTLFRKLVNSPEILLMPVAYDGISLLAIEQAGFKATCIAGYGTSSSLLGLPDIGMISSSEMLTHYANLIARTELPVMVDIDTGFGDVNNVIRTVQQVEQMGAAALFIEDQTYPKRCGHMGGKSVVDVEEYLPKLKAALWARKNPDLTIMARTDAKAVYGLDEAIRRGKIYAEAGADMVFVEAVGSVDEMRRVNAEIPVPSMANMIEGGKTPFLNKDELQDVGYALAAYACGPLYAAARAVQKWATTLKEEGSTESFATPENMMDFAEYYSFIGADKIREREKIFLNGTDK